ATGATGGctgtttctttgttcttcctgCTTTACATAGTAGCTCAACTCTACACGTGTTCcccttaaaagtaaatttaaaacactgaCATACTTATTAGAGACCTATAATAATTTAGAGATCCAACATTCTAGTTGTGGAAGCTCTCAACTGACTTTCTAAAGAAATTCTGCTTGGAGAATTTATAATTAAGCAATCTTCTGGCCTCAAAGGCATCCttaatttaaagaacaaaaatctcatctcaggtcttgatttcagggtcatgagttcaagcccctcattgggcatgaaacctaccggaaaaaaaaatctttcacaaagcaaagCCAAAACACATGCTGGCTTTcattcaaaaacaacaacaacaaaacccccaaaaactgtagtaaaaaaattaattccagtgcAAATGTGCGGTCATTGTTACTACTGTTAAAAGGCAGCAGATTCAGGAAGTTGGAAGGGTGTAAGGACATACGCTGTTTAAAGTAATCTTGGGGAGAAAATTTAAGCTGCATCTCAGTATTTCTGTATGATTACAAAACTACAAttaactttgtattatttttcacatataattATGTATCAAGGCTGTGCACCTGCCTTTTTTCCAACCCAATGGatcttcagaaataaatatagctGCATAcacttctttgtgtctccttcagaACATTTATCACTATAATTGAGTTACCTGTCATCCTGACATGGTCGGGGAGGATGTCTGCTTCGAAAATGTTGTATCCCTAGCATGAAACAGTGTCTTCCATATGAGAGGCATTCCATTATTTTGCTAGTTGTGGTGAGGAAGCataagaaaacttaaagaaaaaccttGCTATGAGAGCTGCAAATTCTTGATCCACAGATTAGGATGATTTTAGTCATACCGTTTTAGTATGCGCAGCACAGCTGTTCATCTGTTATCCCTACTACGCAGGCTATGCCTAGTCCTAccaagaattttaaattctttccattttcaaaaggaaaacttCAGGGATTTGGAAATTCCTTTAGTATCACTTACCTCTGCTTCCTCTGAGAGGTAGTCAGGctatcctcttttctttttcccttgctaATTTCCTGggatttcttcatgtttttctggCGGGCAAGTTCTCGCTGATTTCCGCCTATAAGGTTAAATAATCATGCTCTTTTCCCCTGCCCAAAATTAGTACTCATTTCGTTAAAAAGTCTCTTATTTAAATGCATCTGAAGCTGGCTTTTTAACAGATAACGCCAGCAGAG
This region of Suricata suricatta isolate VVHF042 chromosome 6, meerkat_22Aug2017_6uvM2_HiC, whole genome shotgun sequence genomic DNA includes:
- the LOC115293685 gene encoding small EDRK-rich factor 1 produces the protein MARGNQRELARQKNMKKSQEISKGKRKEDSLTTSQRKQRDSEIMQQKQKAANEKKSMQTREK